attgaaaaagctaaaaataaaagagaagagaTAAAATTATAGAGAATAGTCCCTTTATAAAGAGACttccaaaaatatttgagaaagTAATTCTACAGCTGTCCTTATTTTAGTGGTACAGCAGAATTTTAgacatttaattttaataaaaaaagcaaATCATCTTAGTATACTAACATAATATTATCtagaaattaaatttgaaaaactaACCAGTGCTGATGCTCTTACCAACCCAAAACTCGCTTGTCACTAGATCACAATCGCGTGGTTAGACTCTTATTATTCtataatatatacacaaaatctatgtatttttATGCCATGTAcgtaaaaacaaattgtgtaaAAGATCATGAAATTGTAagatatttcaatatatatgtgtGTCTAAAATAATTCTGTCAAAATTCAAAGAACAAACTAAGTTTATGAAATGAATAGAAAACAATATTATGcgctgttaaaaaaaaacatactgaaGTCAGTGGAACTAGCTCCGATTTATCACTGACGAGATTAGCTCGAAAATTTTAAACCACGAGAACCACGTGCACGAAAGTAATAATGATTTCGATAGCTAGTAGTCGCCAAAAGTATATAATACTGTTTTCCTTCGTCCAGTTAGATGCCTTGCAATTATTTGTTAATACATTTCGGCTGAGGGATTTCATCAATGTGCTCGATCTTATCCGAAACATCTATGTTTATATATTGTGTGTACATAAAAAGTAGAACCAATTCTTTTGCCTAGtgtctaaataaataaaaacattgtacGTGACAGTAATTTTCGAGTttaaatactatattttttaaGAGAAGATTCTAGTATGGCTAAAATTATGAAAACGATTGTATGCTTTCCATTGCGAATCCGAATTTCGCTTAGACAAGAGAATCTCCTCGTTAGAAAACCATTTAAGTGTGGCCTCTCTGGTCTCTGATGGCATAAATACAGTACAGATCTGTTCCACAGTGTAACGcgattatatatttgatatctCTTGGTTAAACAAATATCCCGGATCTGCTAAGAATCGAATTTCATTATTTGACAAAACCAACAGatccagttaaaaaaaaagacaaaaccaaCAGATCATTCATTTATGCCATTACGTGCTTGATTAACAAATGGTTAGGatatttttattagattaaAAAAGCTAATTAAGAGATTCTAAACGAAGATTTGTACTATTAATACAGGTTGGCCAAttgatttgattgtttttaagttacACGTTGTTGAAAATATATGCAATGTATGTAAACACGttcaatccaaaaaaaaaaaaaacttcttttggCGTCATATATTAGAGACTAACTTGAGAGACCAcgaaatttaatataataaatattcatcGTTGTTTCATTAGTTATAAGGAAGAAACTCCggaagtaaataaaataaacgtttagttttgaaaaaaaaataaaaatagcattaaatcaagtttatgttcccaaactagtactcaaggtcaaaaatcacaaaaatagcacttaatgttttatcaaaagccacaaacttagggtttagagttaaagagtggggtttaggatttagggtttagggtttagggtttagagtttagagtttagggtttagattttagggtttagggtttagggtttagggtttagagtttagggtttaaggtttagagtttagggtttagggtttggagtttagggtttagggtttagggtttagagttgagaaatgaggttttggggataagatttcaaattttgaaaaataaaaaaattaaaattttcaaattataaacttaaaatggtgctattttggtcattttaatttttgagtgttatttttgtgatataaacttagaaagatgttattttggagatttgccctttagTTTTGCTTATGCAGTGTTTCAGCCGTGTTTATAATTTCTTATTAATGAATTTCGGCCGGAGATTTGGCCACCAGTGTGAGGTACTGGCTTGTCCTTGTccacatttatatatttcttttgacCAACCACATCTATATATTACTATTACACTTATCTCCTTTTGGGTCAATGTGTGATTGTATTCTTGCGTCGACGTCGATGAATATACGTTTCAATATTATTAGTTTGATACTTATTGTAGTTTCATTACCTGCTTCGGCTGTTCAAGCAGATACAAAGTTTtgattaatcatttttttttctatgagaTGTTTGAAGATAGAGTAATAGTATTGGTTGTTTCATAGAGATGATCGAGTACCTTTTTTCTTGTTGCTAAGAGCACGTGCAACGGAGGATGACTCCGAATCCGTCACACGAGTCCGTcgaaaaaatagtaatataatatgattattaATGCTAATAACATTAAGGATTGATCCGTGATTAGCATGTTGACGGACTCGATCCTTGGGGGACGTGGCGAAAGGTGAGTGAATGAGGCGAGATTGGGTTAGGAGGTGTTGAGAAAAATTAGGTCATTCGACcgaaggaaagaaaaaaaaatttcctctCGACGCTCTCGACTCTCGACGGCGATTTGGTAAACCCACCATCGCGATTGGTCTCCCTCGGATCCTGAAGGTAAATCGAAGGCTTGTCTGCTATTTTCATCGATCTAGAgtctttgcttcttcttttcctcTCAATCTAGGGTtcggtttttcgatttggggttttttcgtttcaaaattagggtttgaaTACGATTTTGGTATAAAACGAAAGGGGGGGGTTTGGTTTAAATCGTTTCAATCGAAGGCTTGTCTGCTATTTTCATCGATCTAGAGtctctgcttcttcttttcCTCTCAATCTAGGGTTcggttttttcgattttgggatttttcgtttcaaaattagggtttgaaTACGATTTTGGTATAAAACGAAAGGGGGTTTTGGTTCAAATCGTTTCAATCGCTTTGttcattttgtttcttctcGATTTTGGTTAGATAAAGGATTCATTGGAATTCAATTCGTTTCTTCTCGATTTTGTGTGTCTTTGTCGATATGTTTGTGTGTCTTTCTCTTTATGAAGATCGTTGCTAATCTGTGCTCCTTGTTTCTCTCTTATGGTCGAGGTTAACAAGAATGGGACAATATAGCTACAGCCAGCCGTCCTCATCATCCGCGGAGGTGGACGTAACCTCACTTCTCGAAGAAGAAGCTTAGTTGTACGCGGATGAAGCTCGGTTGTACGCGGAACGTGCAACGGCGGATGAGGCAGAGAGTAGCTTCGATATAGAGAAAGCGGTTCAGGAGGAGATGAGGGACTTTCAGACGCAGCTAAGGCGGCTTAATGAAGAAGGTACATAGAGAGAGCAGAAGTTGCTGCTGCTAGAGAAGAGTGTGCACGAGTTAGGAAAGGATTTAGCACGAGTTAAGCTAATGGTGTGCGTACTAGTGGTGATAGCTTTGCTATTCTTCGTTCTACGTGGTAAGTTTTAGAGTTCATTGGAAttaatatatagattaatcgATGGTTTTACAGCATTTGACTgcattatcttatgtttttgtAGGAGTTCTTTCAAAGGCTTCAAACGGGACTATTCTATCACCTCACGAGTGGCCAAATAAGTCAGGTACTATGGTTTTAATCACTTCACTTTGGATTTTCTCTTCAAAAGAAATTCATATTGTTATAATCGTTTGAATGGTGTTTGGTGGTAGAATAAAAATTAGGACTGTAATAATAAATGCTACTGAATTACTTTATGTCTTCCCAACCCGTTTGATTTGATTGGTTTTAAATAGGCTAGTATGCTTCATATCATCACCTCTGTTTGCTAGTATAGTACTTAGGATTTGATTGTTGTTAAATGCTTGTAGTTTGCTTCCTATCTTCCTAACTGCTCAACTTTaattgtataataaataaacatggCTTACTTAAGCCTCTGTGTAACTACTAGAGTAACACAGAATAAAAACTTgagagatggatggtttcacaaaCCTTCTGCATAGTCAAATACCTATAGACCTTGAATCACCCGAACCTTATTGGTTCGGGTCTGAAGTTCCTGCTGAGTCTCCTAGCCAAGTCCCTGCTGAGTCTCCTAGCCAAGTTCCTGCTGAGAGGAGGAAATATTCTCCTAGAGAAGATAAGATCCTTATTGTTGCTTGGCTTAACACCAGTAAGGATCCTATCATTGGCAACGAGCAGAGAGTTGGGGCTTTCTGGAAGCGTATTGTAGAGTACTACAACGCAAGCCCTCTGCTCGTTGGTCAAACAGCGCGAGAGATTACTTCTTGCAAACAGAGGTGGAGTAGGATCAACGGGGAAGTATGCAAGTTTACTGGATGCTATGATGCAGCTTTGAGGGCGCAGAAAAGTGGGGAAAATGATGATGATCTGATGAAAGCTGCATTAGATATATTCTTCACCAAGTATGGTTACAAGTTCACACTTGATCACTGCTGGAGGGAGCTGAGGCATGACCAGAAATGGGCCTCGATTTATGTGGCTAAGGAAGGTGGAAAGGAAAAGCGGAGGTCCGTCTTGGAGGTTGATACAGAAGAAGCGGACGTGGGAGATCCAGAGGAGAGACCAATCGGGGTAAAGGCTGCGAAAGGTGgcagtaagaagaagaagaagagtggtaAAGAAGAAGAGTTGTCCAAGCTTCAAAACGTGTTAGAACTTAAggaaaaactttcaaaaaacaAACTCCTTGATCGCTTGCTGGCGAAGAAAGAGCCTTTATCTGATATCGAAACATCACTTAAACTGAAGCTAATGTCTGAAATGATATGATGTGAACTCTGTGTTGATTGAGGTTGCTTAGTAGTCCCTGTGTACTATGTTGTTTCATGTTGTTTTACAGCTAAGCTAACATGTTTTTAATATGTTGTTGCAGGTTAGGTGAAGTAGTCACGGGCGTCTAAGTGTTTTGGTCTTTAGCAAGATGAAGTAGTCACGGATACATTTGGAGTAGTGAGAGCATTTTGGATTGTAGCTCCAGCTCACAAGTGACGGAGTAGTTGTTTTCCACTTTTAGGTACTATAAGTACTCGACCATGTAATAGCTCTCTATGTTTCTCATTGTACTAAACATCAGAAAGCTTTGTAATATTTGTGAACCAAGATCTCCTTCTACTCTTGTAATAGCTCTCTACTCAGGTTTACTCTATGGTTCTGTAATCTCTTGTTTGTAAATGAGTATTAGCTTTTGTATACTCTTGTTTGTAATTGTAAGAGAGTATATAAGTATATAGTTAGCTTTTATTAATCTTGAGAACTTGTAATAtagttattttaagaaaatttattcACATCTATTCTTTCCATTTTACAACTAAAACTTGTAGTATGGTATGTAATAACTGAAACTTTCATGTACAGAAATATACTATGGTATGTAAagccaaaatatttcattaaaattgtAAACTTGTAGTATGGTACgtaaagtcaaaataattcattaaATTACTTCTTAGTATACTTTTTgatcaaatgaaaataataatattttttgaccATAGGAATATCTACTaatgccatcatcatcatcatctgatgATGTCGACGAAAGATTGGATGATATTATCGACCAAATCGTCGAAGATACATACAATGATATTGTGGAGCCCCAACCAAATAATCGACGGAGACGTGCTTATGTAGAACGATATCTTGAAGGAGGCCATAGCCGTTTATGGAATGACTACTTCAGCGAAGACGCGACATACTCGGCACAGTTCAGACGACGTTTTCGCATGAATAAGGATTTATTCATGCGTATTGTCTATGAACTCTCAGAGAACATTCCGTTCTTTCAACATAGACAAGATTCAACCGGGAGGTTTGGTCATACACCGCTTCAAAAATATACGGCAGCAATTCGTCAGCTTGTTTATGGTTCTGCAGCTGATGCGGTTGACGAGTATCTCCGAATTGGTGAGAGCACTGCACTTTTGTGTTTACATAAGTTCACTGATGGAATCAGCTggttgtttggagatgagtatctacggAGACCCACACCGGCGGATCTTCGACGACTtctcgatattggagagacacgcgggtttcctgggatggtcgggagcattgactgtatgcattgggagtggaaaaattgtCCGACCGCTTGGAAAGAACAATACacacgtggatcaggaaaaccgacaattgtattagaggctgtagcttcacaagatctttggatatgacacgctttttttggtcctccaggtaccttaaacgatctcaatgtcctcgatcggtctcctgtttttgatgacattttagaaGGTCGTGCCCCCAGGGTAAAGTACGTGGTCAATGGGCATCCGTATAAATTGGCGTACTACCTCACAGACGGgatatatccaaaatggtcaacatttatccaatctatcacaCTCCCCCAAACTCCTAAACAAGAGTTATTTGCTAAAGTTCAAGAAGCAATCCGTAAAGATGTggagcgggcttttggagttCTACAAGCCCGGTTTGCAATTGTGAAAAACCCGGCTCTTTCAATGAACAAGACAAAGatagggaagattatgagagcatgtatcatactacacaatatgatagtcgaaaatgaacgagatggatacattCGTTACGATATTTCAGAATTTGCAGAAGGAGACGTCACAAGAAGTTCAGAGGTCGAAACCGAGAGGCCTACAAATCTGAATGTTTCCCAATCGGAATGATCTTCGTGATAGGCAAATACATGAACGATTGAAGGATGATTTaatcgaaaatatttggaacaaatttggtgaggaagattaataattagtgtattttaagttttatcattttatctttttttaaaaaattctatgtattgtaatattttaacttctaataatttaaaataatttttcattttaaatttttttttttcctctaagGACTCTTAATCGGATATCACCATTGCACCGAGCTTCTTAATATAAATccttaactattttaaaaaaaaaataataataaaaaaaatggtaaGGACTCCCCTTGGGGGACGACCATTGCATATGCTCTAAGCCTAATTTTTGTTGACACGATTCCTTTTAAAAGTAGTTTAAAAGTAGTTTTACAAGTACATTATGGTCTCTCAACAATACTGTATAATACTAGTATTTTAGTCAAGT
The window above is part of the Brassica napus cultivar Da-Ae chromosome C3, Da-Ae, whole genome shotgun sequence genome. Proteins encoded here:
- the LOC111203749 gene encoding glutathione S-transferase T3-like → MDGFTNLLHSQIPIDLESPEPYWFGSEVPAESPSQVPAESPSQVPAERRKYSPREDKILIVAWLNTSKDPIIGNEQRVGAFWKRIVEYYNASPLLVGQTAREITSCKQRWSRINGEVCKFTGCYDAALRAQKSGENDDDLMKAALDIFFTKYGYKFTLDHCWRELRHDQKWASIYVAKEGGKEKRRSVLEVDTEEADVGDPEERPIGVKAAKGGSKKKKKSGKEEELSKLQNVLELKEKLSKNKLLDRLLAKKEPLSDIETSLKLKLMLGEVVTGV
- the LOC111203750 gene encoding uncharacterized protein LOC111203750 is translated as MPSSSSSDDVDERLDDIIDQIVEDTYNDIVEPQPNNRRRRAYVERYLEGGHSRLWNDYFSEDATYSAQFRRRFRMNKDLFMRIVYELSENIPFFQHRQDSTGRFGHTPLQKYTAAIRQLVYGSAADAVDEYLRIGESTALLCLHKFTDGISWLFGDEYLRRPTPADLRRLLDIGETRGVKYVVNGHPYKLAYYLTDGIYPKWSTFIQSITLPQTPKQELFAKVQEAIRKDVERAFGVLQARRRRHKKFRGRNREAYKSECFPIGMIFVIGKYMND